Proteins encoded by one window of Nitrincola iocasae:
- a CDS encoding glycosyltransferase — protein sequence MPKGSNALIRVLFYLSLGLVLLLILYKVYLNFFEIDFHSVHAEQVDLIEETLADRDSFRFAVVGNINNSIGIFERKIIPMLNDSGVDFVVSAGNAVSGGGEDKYRALHRTLSRLNLPYLLTFGEQEHSFLGDFRFYDHYGPYVFSFVVGNSRFLFIDSTLKTDLEWQIHWLEQELAGSDEHYRFMFIGQPLVAVKQEWVIDLGDDYLMSEPGQKALQSIIKDQGVDVVFSANFPIYSYQQHDGVEHVVTGGAGGFVPDTEHGYYHYVDVSVSPQGIVIEPVSLDITQHPIWRRLERLWLWIHSLFYVGYLNFILLLGMLIALSSWLYGLIFVERDYYPSFDRDPALYLQQPLRVAMFTNNYLPFIGGVPISIDRLRRGLEALGHKVLIVAPAYGKYSEDTEVRVPMLLPLGRNSEFRLANLFQPAMYRRVKAFKPDIIHVHHPFWLGSAGLWLGRGLGIPVVLTYHTRLEHYAHYVPLPGPLFRNLVSHALVKRFANRCDAVVVPTHSAEEYLRMIGVRRPIHIQPTGIEYVRFSKVAEDEVAQLRQELAPQGERLLLSISRLGREKNLDFLLDAFHQLRKTCEQPVRLVILGEGNERSHLEQRIHEEGLQEVVLLPGSVPPEQIPIYCRAADVFVFASCSETQGMVILEAMAAGLPVVTVRSSGIDDIVEQGRNGFKTALDKEQWSSQVGQLLEDEPLRIRLAQAAYAFAADYDIAPFSRSIAELYARALAQKDAGNPVQPDG from the coding sequence ATGCCAAAAGGCAGTAATGCGTTGATCCGGGTGCTGTTCTATCTCAGCCTGGGATTGGTACTGCTGCTCATTCTCTATAAAGTGTACCTGAATTTTTTCGAAATCGACTTTCATTCTGTGCATGCCGAGCAGGTCGATCTCATTGAAGAAACGCTGGCAGATCGTGATAGCTTTCGTTTTGCTGTAGTGGGCAATATCAACAATTCAATAGGTATTTTCGAGCGCAAAATTATTCCCATGTTGAATGACAGCGGTGTGGATTTCGTGGTCTCGGCGGGCAATGCGGTTAGCGGTGGAGGGGAGGATAAATACCGGGCTCTGCATCGTACGCTGTCACGACTGAACCTGCCTTACCTGCTGACCTTTGGTGAACAGGAACACAGCTTCTTGGGGGATTTTCGCTTTTATGATCATTACGGCCCTTATGTGTTTTCGTTTGTGGTTGGCAATAGTCGTTTTCTGTTTATCGACAGCACCTTGAAAACCGATCTGGAGTGGCAAATACACTGGCTGGAACAGGAGCTCGCGGGCAGTGATGAGCACTACCGTTTTATGTTCATTGGTCAACCTCTTGTTGCGGTGAAACAGGAATGGGTAATTGATCTTGGGGATGACTATCTGATGTCTGAGCCGGGCCAAAAGGCCTTGCAATCGATTATCAAGGATCAGGGCGTGGATGTGGTATTTTCAGCCAACTTTCCCATCTACTCTTACCAGCAACATGATGGGGTTGAGCATGTGGTAACCGGTGGCGCCGGAGGTTTTGTTCCCGATACTGAACACGGTTACTACCATTATGTGGATGTTAGCGTGTCTCCACAGGGTATTGTCATTGAACCGGTAAGTCTTGATATCACCCAGCATCCTATCTGGAGAAGGCTAGAGCGGCTCTGGCTGTGGATACACTCGTTGTTCTATGTAGGGTATCTCAACTTTATACTCCTGCTGGGAATGCTGATTGCGCTGTCGAGCTGGCTTTATGGGCTGATTTTTGTGGAACGTGACTATTATCCCAGTTTCGACCGAGACCCGGCGCTTTATCTGCAGCAACCTTTGCGGGTGGCGATGTTCACCAATAATTATCTGCCGTTCATCGGTGGAGTGCCTATCTCAATTGACCGCTTGCGGCGCGGTCTGGAAGCGCTGGGGCATAAGGTGCTGATAGTGGCTCCGGCCTATGGTAAATACAGCGAAGACACAGAGGTGCGTGTGCCCATGCTGTTGCCATTGGGACGCAACAGTGAGTTCAGGTTGGCAAATCTGTTTCAGCCAGCTATGTATCGCCGTGTTAAAGCATTCAAGCCGGATATCATTCATGTTCATCACCCTTTCTGGCTGGGCAGTGCCGGGCTTTGGTTAGGTCGCGGGTTGGGTATACCTGTGGTGCTGACCTATCACACCCGTCTGGAGCATTATGCTCATTACGTTCCCCTTCCGGGTCCATTGTTTCGTAATCTGGTTTCTCATGCCCTGGTAAAACGCTTTGCCAACCGCTGTGATGCGGTGGTGGTGCCAACCCATTCGGCCGAAGAGTATTTGCGGATGATCGGTGTGCGTCGCCCCATTCATATACAGCCAACGGGCATTGAATATGTGCGTTTCAGTAAGGTCGCAGAGGATGAGGTAGCCCAGTTGCGACAGGAACTGGCACCTCAAGGAGAGCGGCTGTTGCTGAGTATTTCCAGACTGGGGCGTGAGAAAAACCTCGATTTTCTGCTGGATGCTTTTCATCAGTTGCGTAAGACCTGTGAGCAGCCCGTGCGACTGGTAATTCTGGGTGAAGGGAATGAGCGTTCTCACCTGGAGCAACGTATACATGAGGAGGGTCTGCAGGAGGTTGTTTTACTGCCTGGCAGCGTGCCACCTGAACAAATTCCGATTTATTGCCGTGCAGCGGATGTATTTGTGTTTGCTTCCTGTTCTGAAACTCAGGGCATGGTTATTCTGGAAGCGATGGCCGCCGGACTGCCGGTTGTGACAGTCCGTTCCAGTGGCATAGACGATATTGTCGAACAGGGGCGCAACGGCTTCAAAACAGCGCTGGATAAAGAGCAGTGGAGTAGCCAGGTAGGTCAGCTGCTGGAAGATGAACCTTTACGTATCCGGCTGGCACAAGCCGCTTATGCCTTCGCCGCTGATTATGATATTGCGCCCTTTAGCCGCAGTATTGCCGAACTCTATGCACGAGCATTGGCGCAGAAAGACGCTGGTAACCCCGTACAACCTGATGGATAA
- a CDS encoding peptidoglycan DD-metalloendopeptidase family protein, which translates to MSRGRISFIVMILSLGLIQSCSTGYAPVTERSMGARQLGVPVSSSQRNNSRPAPLSNPGSYRVQRGDTLYSISWRYGLDYREVARWNGVNERFEIYPGQVLNLAISSSSNTKPTPPVASPATTTQSRSQPTSSTQSVSSASQSSASAPSTVIVAGQPAWRWPADGQIIRRFSAVEGGSKGIDIAGKTGDSVIAAADGRVVYAGSGLLGYGNLVIINHNRQFLSAYAHNSRILVSENDMVKSGTKIAEMGQTGTDRVQLHFEIRRDGRPVDPLTYLPKR; encoded by the coding sequence GTGAGCAGGGGCAGGATCAGTTTTATTGTCATGATACTGTCGCTGGGGCTGATACAGAGCTGCAGCACTGGGTATGCACCTGTGACCGAGCGTTCCATGGGCGCACGTCAGCTCGGTGTGCCTGTGTCCTCCTCCCAGCGAAATAACAGTCGGCCTGCCCCTTTGTCCAATCCTGGCAGCTACAGGGTTCAGCGGGGTGATACACTTTACTCTATCTCCTGGCGCTATGGCCTGGATTACCGAGAAGTGGCGCGTTGGAATGGTGTCAACGAGCGCTTTGAGATCTACCCCGGTCAGGTGCTGAATCTGGCAATATCCTCCAGCAGTAACACCAAGCCAACGCCCCCAGTTGCTTCACCAGCCACCACCACGCAGTCCCGGTCTCAGCCAACCTCATCAACTCAGTCAGTATCATCGGCATCCCAATCCTCTGCATCGGCACCCTCGACAGTCATTGTTGCCGGACAACCTGCTTGGCGTTGGCCAGCAGACGGTCAGATTATTCGACGCTTCTCAGCGGTAGAGGGTGGGAGTAAAGGCATTGATATTGCCGGTAAAACAGGCGATTCTGTCATCGCCGCTGCCGATGGGCGGGTTGTCTATGCTGGCAGTGGCTTGCTGGGCTACGGTAATCTGGTGATTATCAATCATAATCGTCAGTTTTTGAGTGCATACGCGCACAACAGTCGCATTCTGGTGAGTGAAAATGATATGGTTAAATCAGGTACGAAAATCGCCGAGATGGGACAAACAGGGACTGATCGAGTGCAGTTGCATTTTGAGATCCGGCGCGATGGAAGGCCCGTAGATCCTTTAACGTATCTTCCAAAACGATAA
- the rpoS gene encoding RNA polymerase sigma factor RpoS, protein MNDSDKIDDEFVMDSDDLVDDLDQQDEEESDNEVDEFMNSSRGRGSATHQDLMNAKSLDATQIYLNEIGFSPLLSAEEEVYFSRLALKGDDAARKRMIESNLRLVVKIARRYINRGLTLLDLIEEGNLGLIRAVEKFDPERGFRFSTYATWWIRQTIERAIMNQTRTIRLPIHVVKELNLYLRASRQLAQKLDHEPTAEEIAALVEKPVESVERMLGLNERVASIDIPGAGGSDKPLLDTLADTEGNDPESLLQTTNISGNLNRWLDMLPEKHAEVIARRFGLRGYEMSTLEEVGNEIGLTRERVRQIQVEGLRKLREIVEKNGLNGEDLLQ, encoded by the coding sequence ATGAACGATAGCGATAAAATTGACGATGAGTTCGTAATGGACTCGGATGATCTGGTCGATGATCTCGATCAACAGGATGAGGAAGAAAGTGACAATGAGGTCGATGAGTTCATGAACAGTAGTCGCGGACGTGGCAGTGCCACACATCAGGATCTGATGAATGCCAAAAGCCTTGATGCAACACAGATCTATTTAAATGAGATCGGATTTTCCCCACTTTTGTCAGCAGAGGAGGAGGTTTACTTTTCCCGGCTTGCACTCAAAGGTGATGATGCTGCCCGCAAACGTATGATTGAAAGTAACCTGCGTTTGGTCGTTAAAATCGCACGACGCTATATCAATCGTGGTCTGACCCTGTTGGATTTAATTGAGGAAGGTAACCTGGGTCTGATTCGGGCCGTAGAAAAGTTTGATCCTGAACGAGGTTTTCGATTTTCGACCTATGCAACCTGGTGGATACGCCAGACCATAGAGCGTGCAATTATGAATCAGACACGCACCATCCGTCTGCCGATCCATGTGGTTAAAGAGTTGAACCTGTATCTGCGGGCTTCCCGTCAATTGGCACAAAAACTTGACCATGAACCAACGGCTGAAGAGATAGCGGCGCTGGTCGAAAAACCGGTCGAAAGCGTTGAGCGCATGCTGGGCCTGAATGAACGTGTGGCATCTATTGATATCCCGGGTGCTGGTGGCAGTGACAAACCCTTGTTGGATACGCTGGCCGATACTGAAGGTAATGATCCAGAGTCGCTGCTGCAAACCACCAATATCAGCGGCAATCTGAATCGTTGGTTGGATATGTTGCCGGAAAAACACGCTGAAGTGATTGCGCGCCGTTTTGGCTTGCGTGGTTACGAAATGAGCACACTTGAAGAAGTTGGTAATGAGATCGGCCTGACACGTGAGCGCGTCAGGCAGATACAGGTTGAAGGTCTGAGAAAGCTGCGTGAAATTGTTGAAAAGAACGGTTTGAATGGTGAAGACCTGTTGCAATAA
- a CDS encoding lysylphosphatidylglycerol synthase transmembrane domain-containing protein → MSRLSRILPLGRKRLLASVLLFLALSLAVPWVIHSRLGGDWPVLELQVWWPGWLAACVLLLLLYYLADGLRLYFTLRVLKQRVPLTSLLPLVFLNLLVSNLTPMATGGGIAQVWYLRRHGVHMGTATAATTLRTLQSVLLIFLPVPLLIIWLNPLAGTGFGETLEFSLGFVAGVYLLFFYILFRHVRLVIATLELLLRLPAHFNWISATRLGYWRFKIRREMIRFVTAMNLFLRGDPVYILLSLVFTAIFLLSLFSFPALILVGLGQGIDYFETLGLTSMTTFVMYFAPTPGAAGVAEGALGTLFSGRVPASSLVLMVLLWRFLTIHLGMLIGVPITLHILLKGHTNAKRQ, encoded by the coding sequence ATGAGCCGCCTCAGCCGTATTCTGCCTTTGGGCCGAAAGCGTTTGCTGGCATCGGTGCTGCTGTTTTTGGCGCTCAGTTTAGCCGTGCCCTGGGTTATTCACTCGCGTCTGGGTGGCGATTGGCCTGTTCTGGAACTGCAAGTCTGGTGGCCGGGCTGGCTTGCAGCCTGTGTACTCCTGTTGCTGCTGTACTATCTGGCAGATGGGTTACGACTCTATTTTACGCTCAGGGTATTGAAGCAGCGGGTGCCACTCACCTCTCTATTGCCTCTGGTGTTTCTCAATCTGTTGGTTTCCAATCTGACCCCTATGGCTACGGGTGGTGGGATAGCGCAGGTCTGGTATTTACGTCGTCATGGCGTTCATATGGGTACAGCGACAGCGGCGACGACGCTGAGAACACTGCAGTCGGTACTGCTGATTTTTCTGCCTGTGCCGCTGTTGATAATCTGGCTGAACCCTCTTGCCGGCACGGGATTTGGGGAGACTCTGGAATTTTCACTGGGATTTGTTGCCGGTGTATACCTGTTATTTTTTTATATTCTGTTTCGTCATGTACGCTTGGTAATCGCGACGCTGGAGTTGCTGCTGCGACTTCCCGCTCACTTCAACTGGATATCAGCCACCAGGCTAGGGTATTGGCGCTTTAAAATCCGGCGCGAGATGATACGCTTTGTTACCGCGATGAACCTCTTTTTGCGGGGCGATCCCGTCTACATACTGCTTTCCCTGGTGTTTACTGCCATTTTTCTGCTCAGCCTGTTCAGTTTTCCCGCTTTGATTCTGGTAGGGCTGGGTCAGGGAATTGACTATTTTGAAACTCTGGGTTTGACCAGTATGACCACCTTTGTGATGTATTTTGCACCTACGCCAGGAGCGGCTGGCGTTGCTGAAGGCGCCCTGGGGACGCTGTTTTCGGGCCGGGTGCCCGCTTCGAGTCTAGTGCTGATGGTGCTGCTGTGGCGTTTTCTGACCATCCATCTGGGAATGTTAATAGGTGTGCCCATTACGCTGCATATTCTGCTCAAAGGACACACTAATGCCAAAAGGCAGTAA
- the recA gene encoding recombinase RecA gives MDENRKKALDAALSQIERQFGKGAVMRMGDHPREAIPSVSTGSLGLDIALGLGGLPYGRVVEIYGPESSGKTTLTLQVIAQAQKQGKTCAFVDAEHALDPIYAEKLGVDVDSLLVSQPDTGEQALEITDMLVRSNAVDVIVVDSVAALTPKAEIEGEMGDSHMGLQARLMSQALRKMTSNVKNANTLLIFINQIRMKIGVMFGSPETTTGGNALKFYASVRLDIRRIGAVKQGDEVVGNETRVKVVKNKVAPPFKQAEFQIMYGSGIYHMGEVIDLGVKEGLVDKSGAWYAYKGDKIGQGKANAAKYLEEHPEVADEIELEIRRRLLATSVKPEKAEASEEPQLDLS, from the coding sequence ATGGACGAGAACAGAAAGAAAGCGCTTGATGCGGCACTGTCTCAAATAGAACGCCAGTTCGGTAAAGGCGCGGTAATGCGTATGGGCGATCACCCAAGGGAGGCGATTCCAAGTGTTTCCACCGGCTCGCTTGGTCTTGATATAGCTTTGGGATTGGGTGGTTTGCCTTATGGTCGCGTTGTGGAAATCTATGGACCTGAGTCTTCAGGTAAAACAACCCTGACACTGCAGGTGATAGCCCAGGCGCAGAAGCAGGGTAAAACCTGTGCCTTTGTGGATGCGGAACATGCGTTGGATCCCATCTATGCAGAAAAACTGGGCGTTGACGTTGATTCCTTGCTGGTTTCTCAGCCAGATACCGGTGAGCAGGCGCTGGAAATCACCGATATGCTGGTGCGCTCAAATGCGGTGGATGTCATCGTAGTCGACTCAGTCGCGGCGTTGACACCCAAAGCGGAAATCGAAGGTGAGATGGGTGATTCTCATATGGGGCTGCAGGCGCGTTTGATGTCGCAAGCATTGCGTAAGATGACCTCTAATGTAAAAAATGCCAATACGCTGCTGATTTTTATCAACCAGATTCGCATGAAAATCGGGGTGATGTTCGGTTCACCAGAAACCACAACCGGGGGCAATGCGTTGAAGTTTTATGCCTCTGTGCGTCTGGATATTCGCCGTATCGGTGCGGTAAAACAGGGTGACGAAGTAGTGGGTAATGAAACCCGGGTTAAGGTGGTCAAGAACAAAGTCGCACCGCCTTTCAAACAAGCTGAATTTCAGATTATGTATGGCAGCGGTATTTACCATATGGGTGAGGTTATTGATCTGGGTGTGAAGGAAGGATTGGTGGATAAATCCGGCGCTTGGTATGCCTATAAAGGGGACAAAATCGGTCAGGGTAAGGCTAATGCGGCCAAGTATCTGGAGGAACACCCAGAAGTAGCAGATGAAATTGAGCTGGAAATCCGCCGTCGTCTGCTGGCAACATCTGTCAAGCCTGAAAAGGCAGAGGCCTCCGAGGAGCCACAACTGGACTTATCGTGA
- the mutS gene encoding DNA mismatch repair protein MutS has product MSKEDLSQHTPMMQQYLRLKAEHPQQMLFYRMGDFYELFYDDAKRAAKLLDISLTARGKSGGNPIPMAGVPYHAAEGYIARLVRQGESVVICEQVGDPATSKGPVDRQVARIVTPGTLTDEAFLEATSDNLLVAVLCQNNLTGLAQLDLSSGRFSLLQLDSETDLIAEIERLQPAEILYDESVALPPELLQRKGIHHQPPWYFEQGTAERLLCQQFSVSNLDGFGCTHLPLAICAAGCLLQYARDTQRSSLPHIRRLQVEDRSETLQLDAATRRNLELDMNLSGGRENTLASVLDRTQTAMGSRLLKRWLHRPLRDLSRLQQRQDAIRWLLEDYRFERLAEALQPIGDCERILSRVALRSARPRDLERLRDALQALPSIQAAMQSVDAIRIAELSTEIAEFPTLAALLQRAIIDGPPVVIRDGGVIASGYDAELDELRGLSEHAGDYLLQLEKRERERTDIATLKVGYNRVHGYYIELSRSQSGTVPADYIRRQTLKNAERFITPELKEFEDKALSAKGRALAREKQLYEALLEVLAEQLGPLQLSASALAELDLLCCLAERAESLNYCRPELTQEPVIEITAGRHPVVEQVNDTPFVANDLYLNREQPMQIITGPNMGGKSTYMRQVALITLLAQIGSYVPAEAARIGLTDRIFTRMGSSDDLAGGRSTFMVEMHETANILHNASPNSLVLMDEVGRGTSTFDGLSLAWSCAEYLAREIRAFTLFATHYFELTALPELASGVNNVHLTAVEHNDHIVFMHEVQQGPASQSYGLQVAQLAGIPTEVINNARDKLVLLEQDSRSSASQPERNPDPGYHSPDTPVQSDLFVTSRPSRVETQLRELQLDDLTPRQALETLYALKQLMD; this is encoded by the coding sequence ATGTCTAAGGAAGATTTATCTCAGCACACGCCCATGATGCAACAGTATCTCAGGCTTAAGGCTGAACATCCGCAGCAGATGCTGTTTTACCGCATGGGCGATTTTTATGAACTTTTTTATGATGATGCTAAACGTGCGGCGAAATTGCTGGATATATCCCTGACGGCACGCGGCAAGTCAGGTGGCAACCCCATCCCCATGGCGGGCGTGCCTTATCATGCGGCAGAGGGGTATATCGCACGACTGGTACGCCAGGGTGAATCCGTGGTTATCTGTGAACAGGTGGGCGATCCCGCCACCAGCAAAGGTCCAGTGGACCGACAGGTTGCACGTATTGTCACGCCTGGCACCCTGACTGATGAAGCCTTTCTTGAGGCCACCAGTGATAACCTGCTGGTGGCCGTGCTCTGCCAGAACAACCTGACAGGTTTGGCACAGCTTGACCTCAGTTCCGGGCGTTTCAGCCTGTTGCAGTTGGACTCGGAAACCGATTTGATCGCTGAAATTGAACGCCTGCAACCTGCCGAAATTCTATATGATGAGTCAGTTGCACTGCCACCGGAATTGCTACAGCGTAAAGGCATACATCACCAGCCCCCCTGGTACTTTGAGCAAGGCACAGCTGAACGCCTGCTCTGTCAGCAATTTAGTGTCAGTAATCTGGACGGGTTTGGATGTACCCACCTGCCACTGGCAATTTGTGCTGCCGGATGCCTTTTACAGTACGCACGTGATACACAACGCAGCAGTTTGCCACATATCCGCCGGTTACAGGTTGAAGACCGAAGTGAAACGCTGCAACTGGATGCCGCCACACGTCGCAACCTTGAACTGGACATGAATCTCAGTGGCGGACGAGAGAACACCCTGGCATCGGTACTGGACCGCACCCAGACGGCTATGGGTAGTCGATTGCTGAAACGCTGGTTACACCGCCCCCTGAGGGACCTTAGCCGACTGCAACAGCGCCAGGATGCCATTCGCTGGCTACTGGAAGACTATCGTTTTGAGCGCCTGGCCGAAGCGCTGCAACCCATAGGTGACTGCGAGCGTATTCTGTCACGTGTCGCCCTGCGCTCAGCACGCCCCAGGGATCTGGAACGCCTGCGTGATGCACTCCAGGCACTACCCTCTATACAGGCTGCCATGCAGTCAGTCGATGCCATCAGAATCGCGGAACTCTCTACCGAGATTGCCGAGTTCCCAACACTGGCCGCACTACTGCAACGCGCCATCATTGATGGTCCACCGGTTGTTATCCGCGATGGCGGTGTGATTGCCAGTGGCTATGATGCTGAGCTTGATGAACTGCGAGGTCTCAGCGAGCATGCGGGCGACTATCTGCTGCAACTGGAAAAACGTGAACGTGAACGCACCGATATTGCCACGCTGAAGGTTGGTTACAACCGCGTGCATGGTTATTACATTGAACTCAGTCGCAGCCAGTCTGGCACAGTGCCAGCGGACTACATCCGTCGCCAAACACTCAAAAATGCCGAGCGTTTTATTACTCCGGAGCTTAAAGAGTTTGAAGACAAAGCACTCAGTGCCAAAGGCCGTGCATTGGCGCGGGAAAAACAACTTTATGAGGCGCTGCTGGAAGTACTGGCTGAACAGCTAGGTCCCCTGCAGCTCTCGGCATCGGCATTGGCTGAGCTTGACCTGCTCTGCTGCCTGGCCGAACGTGCTGAATCCTTGAATTATTGCCGCCCAGAGTTAACACAGGAGCCGGTCATTGAAATTACCGCCGGGCGTCACCCGGTAGTGGAACAGGTCAATGACACTCCCTTTGTCGCTAACGACCTGTACCTGAACCGGGAACAGCCTATGCAGATTATTACCGGTCCAAATATGGGGGGTAAATCCACCTATATGCGCCAGGTTGCCCTGATTACCTTGCTGGCACAGATTGGCAGCTACGTGCCGGCCGAAGCGGCACGTATTGGCTTAACTGATCGGATATTTACCCGCATGGGATCATCGGATGACCTGGCCGGGGGGCGTTCCACCTTTATGGTCGAGATGCATGAAACGGCCAATATTCTACACAACGCCTCACCCAACAGTCTGGTGCTGATGGATGAAGTTGGACGTGGAACCAGTACCTTTGACGGACTTTCCCTGGCTTGGTCCTGTGCTGAGTATCTGGCCCGCGAGATTCGCGCCTTTACCCTGTTTGCCACCCACTATTTTGAACTGACGGCTTTGCCGGAGCTGGCCTCAGGTGTCAATAATGTGCACCTGACCGCCGTTGAGCACAACGACCACATAGTGTTTATGCATGAGGTACAACAGGGCCCCGCCAGCCAGAGCTACGGCCTCCAGGTGGCTCAACTGGCAGGCATCCCGACGGAGGTAATCAACAATGCACGCGACAAGCTGGTGTTACTTGAGCAGGACAGTCGTAGCAGTGCCAGTCAGCCTGAACGCAACCCGGATCCTGGTTATCACTCACCCGATACCCCGGTGCAGAGCGACCTGTTTGTCACATCACGACCGTCAAGGGTAGAAACGCAACTGCGTGAACTACAGCTGGATGATCTGACGCCGCGCCAGGCCTTAGAGACGCTTTATGCGCTGAAGCAACTGATGGACTGA
- a CDS encoding CinA family protein, translating into MRDLAQEVGLALLHRNARMVTAESCTGGWVAELLTQIPGSSAWFDAGYVTYSNQAKQRMLGVSAETLIVKGAVSEPVVVQMAEGARQDADVDIAVAISGVAGPDGGSERKPVGTVWFAWSIRGYPTVTCLSFFSGDRQAIRAQAVEQALAGVLAYLPAQTCIPEKI; encoded by the coding sequence ATGAGAGATCTCGCTCAGGAAGTCGGTCTGGCGTTGCTGCATCGAAACGCCAGAATGGTCACTGCAGAATCTTGTACCGGGGGATGGGTGGCCGAACTGCTAACCCAGATTCCAGGTTCATCTGCCTGGTTTGATGCTGGCTATGTCACCTACTCGAACCAGGCAAAACAGCGGATGTTGGGAGTCAGTGCTGAAACTTTGATAGTCAAAGGCGCGGTATCTGAACCCGTGGTAGTGCAAATGGCTGAAGGGGCACGACAGGATGCCGATGTTGATATCGCAGTAGCTATTAGTGGTGTTGCCGGGCCTGACGGGGGGAGTGAGCGTAAGCCGGTAGGGACAGTCTGGTTTGCCTGGTCTATTCGTGGCTATCCGACAGTGACTTGCCTGTCATTTTTTTCTGGAGACCGGCAGGCTATCCGAGCCCAGGCGGTGGAGCAGGCGCTGGCTGGTGTGTTAGCTTATCTGCCAGCGCAGACTTGCATTCCTGAAAAAATATGA
- a CDS encoding DUF368 domain-containing protein, with product MQRSKKDYVVLAGKGMLMGAADAVPGVSGGTVAFITGIYEELIHSIRQCGPEALKTLFSQGLKAFWTQINGTFLLTLVSGILFSLVTLSRVVLYLLDQHPVLLWSFFFGLILASTWSVMRHTGRVSLNVLAVFLLGAVVALQITSMTPVVTDPSYFMIFISGMIAICAMILPGISGSFILLLLGMYAPVLMALKGFQLDFIGVFVLGCVTGLLSFSHFLSWAFAHYRVLTLSLLGGFMLGSLNMVWPWKYTLAYSINGQGEELPLQQKNILPDTFSALTGQDPLTLVAIGLMLAGMVLVLILDKR from the coding sequence ATGCAGCGAAGCAAGAAAGATTATGTGGTTTTAGCCGGTAAAGGCATGTTGATGGGAGCGGCTGATGCTGTTCCAGGCGTTTCCGGTGGTACGGTTGCTTTTATAACCGGCATATACGAAGAACTTATTCACAGTATTCGTCAGTGTGGCCCGGAGGCTTTGAAAACCCTATTTTCTCAGGGTTTGAAGGCATTCTGGACGCAGATTAACGGGACTTTTCTGTTGACGTTGGTCAGCGGTATCCTGTTCAGCCTGGTGACTTTGTCACGAGTGGTGCTTTATTTGCTGGATCAGCATCCTGTGCTGCTTTGGTCGTTCTTTTTTGGGTTGATCCTAGCGTCCACCTGGAGTGTTATGCGCCACACAGGGCGTGTGAGTCTGAATGTGTTGGCGGTGTTTTTACTCGGTGCCGTTGTCGCTTTGCAGATCACATCCATGACACCGGTCGTGACTGATCCAAGTTATTTTATGATCTTTATTTCCGGAATGATTGCCATTTGTGCGATGATTTTACCTGGTATATCCGGCAGTTTTATTCTTTTGTTACTGGGAATGTATGCTCCCGTGCTGATGGCTCTTAAAGGGTTTCAACTGGACTTTATTGGCGTGTTTGTACTGGGATGTGTGACGGGTCTACTGAGCTTTTCACATTTTCTGAGTTGGGCTTTTGCTCATTACCGTGTGCTGACTCTGTCGTTACTCGGTGGCTTTATGCTGGGCTCTCTGAATATGGTCTGGCCATGGAAGTACACCCTGGCGTACAGTATTAATGGTCAGGGAGAAGAGCTGCCACTGCAGCAGAAAAATATTTTACCGGATACTTTTTCTGCGCTGACCGGCCAGGACCCCTTGACCTTAGTTGCCATAGGTTTGATGCTTGCGGGCATGGTTTTAGTTCTGATACTGGACAAGCGCTGA